The Mustela erminea isolate mMusErm1 chromosome 18, mMusErm1.Pri, whole genome shotgun sequence genome has a window encoding:
- the KCNJ2 gene encoding inward rectifier potassium channel 2 encodes MGSVRTNRYSIVSSEEDGMKLATMAVANGFGNGKSKVHTRQQCRSRFVKKDGHCNVQFINVGEKGQRYLADIFTTCVDIRWRWMLVIFCLAFVLSWLFFGCVFWLIALLHGDLDASKESKACVSEVNSFTAAFLFSIETQTTIGYGFRCVTDECPIAVFMVVFQSIVGCIIDAFIIGAVMAKMAKPKKRNETLVFSHNAVIAMRDGKLCLMWRVGNLRKSHLVEAHVRAQLLKSRITSEGEYIPLDQIDINVGFDSGIDRIFLVSPITIVHEIDEDSPLYDLSKQDIDNADFEIVVILEGMVEATAMTTQCRSSYLANEILWGHRYEPVLFEEKHYYKVDYSRFHKTYEVPNTPLCSARDLAEKKYILSNANSFCYENEVALTSKEEDDSDNGVPESTSTDTPPDIDLHNQASVPLEPRPLRRESEI; translated from the coding sequence ATGGGCAGTGTGCGAACCAACCGCTATAGCATTGTCTCTTCAGAAGAAGACGGAATGAAGTTGGCCACCATGGCGGTTGCAAATGGCTTTGGGAATGGGAAGAGCAAAGTCCACACCCGACAACAGTGCAGGAGCCGCTTTGTGAAGAAAGATGGCCACTGTAATGTTCAGTTCATCAATGTGGGGGAGAAGGGACAACGGTACCTTGCAGACATCTTTACCACATGCGTGGACATTCGCTGGCGGTGGATGCTGGTTATCTTCTGCCTGGCTTTCGTTCTCTCGTGGCTATTCTTTGGCTGTGTGTTTTGGTTGATagctctgctccatggggatCTGGATGCGTCAAAAGAGAGCAAAGCTTGTGTGTCTGAGGTCAACAGCTTCACGGctgccttccttttctccattgagaCCCAGACAACCATAGGCTATGGCTTCAGGTGTGTCACGGACGAGTGCCCGATTGCTGTCTTCATGGTGGTGTTCCAGTCCATTGTGGGCTGCATCATTGACGCCTTCATCATTGGCGCTGTCATGGCGAAGATGGCAAAGCCAAAGAAGAGAAACGAGACTTTGGTCTTCAGTCACAACGCTGTGATCGCCATGAGAGACGGCAAGCTGTGCTTGATGTGGCGGGTGGGCAACCTTCGGAAAAGCCACCTGGTGGAAGCTCACGTGAGAGCCCAGCTGCTCAAATCCAGAATTACTTCAGAAGGGGAGTACATCCCCCTGGATCAAATAGATATCAACGTTGGGTTTGACAGCGGAATTGACCGCATATTTCTGGTGTCTCCGATCACAATAGTCCATGAAATAGATGAAGACAGTCCTTTATATGATCTGAGTAAACAGGACATTGACAACGCAGACTTTGAAATTGTGGTCATTCTGGAAGGTATGGTGGAAGCCACCGCCATGACCACACAATGCCGGAGCTCCTATCTGGCAAATGAAATCCTCTGGGGCCACCGCTATGAGCCTGTACTCTTTGAGGAGAAGCACTATTACAAAGTAGACTATTCAAGGTTCCACAAGACTTATGAGGTGCCTAACACTCCTCTTTGTAGTGCCAGAGACTtagcagaaaagaaatatatcCTCTCCAACGCTAATTCATTTTGCTATGAAAATGAAGTCGCCCTCACAAGCAAAGAGGAAGATGACAGTGACAATGGGGTTCCAGAAAGCACCAGTACGGACACACCCCCTGACATAGACCTTCACAACCAGGCAAGTGTCCCTCTAGAGCCCAGGCCCTTACGGCGAGAGTCGGAGATatga